Proteins encoded together in one Marinobacter sp. Arc7-DN-1 window:
- a CDS encoding LysR family transcriptional regulator has product MNPIDTLNLDFRALSTFLAVLDEGSVSRAAVRLGVTQSAVSHTLERLRHALGDPLFVKSGRGIAPTRYALQAGPHVRQILDDLQSLSAGPPFSPATAEFTFTIAANDYQRDLLLPGLVRTLRREAPGIRLQVIPSGIPRADMLRKDVCDLILSPHAPEATDIMQRGLMADRMVVFYDPAHREPPADLADYLKADHIALLFATGEKPSLETSLDTRGLIRRNVVTVSNFSGLPEFLRGTDMLATAPQGMSKHLLRDFAWVPLPFDFKPFTLLMLWHRRNQNDPAHKWLRNQINVVAAALNSLKS; this is encoded by the coding sequence ATGAATCCAATTGATACATTGAACCTGGACTTCCGTGCCCTGAGCACTTTCCTGGCTGTGCTGGACGAGGGCAGTGTCTCCCGTGCCGCAGTGCGGCTGGGCGTCACCCAGTCCGCGGTGAGCCACACGCTTGAGCGCCTCCGCCACGCCCTCGGCGATCCGCTGTTCGTCAAATCCGGGCGGGGCATCGCCCCGACGCGGTATGCACTCCAGGCCGGCCCCCACGTGCGCCAGATTCTGGACGACCTCCAGTCCCTGTCCGCCGGCCCGCCCTTCAGCCCCGCCACCGCGGAGTTCACCTTCACGATCGCTGCCAACGATTACCAGCGCGACCTGCTGTTGCCGGGCCTCGTGCGCACCCTGCGCCGGGAGGCTCCCGGTATCCGCCTGCAGGTCATTCCGTCGGGTATTCCAAGGGCGGATATGCTCCGGAAGGACGTTTGTGATCTGATCCTCTCGCCCCACGCCCCGGAAGCCACGGACATTATGCAACGGGGCCTGATGGCGGACCGCATGGTGGTGTTCTACGACCCGGCGCACCGGGAGCCTCCGGCGGATCTGGCGGATTACCTGAAGGCCGACCACATCGCCCTGCTGTTCGCCACCGGCGAGAAACCGAGCCTGGAAACATCGCTCGACACCCGGGGCCTGATCCGCCGTAACGTGGTGACGGTCTCCAACTTCTCTGGCCTCCCCGAGTTCCTCCGTGGTACTGACATGCTGGCCACAGCCCCGCAAGGCATGAGCAAACACTTACTCCGCGACTTCGCCTGGGTGCCCCTGCCCTTTGATTTCAAACCCTTTACCCTGCTGATGCTCTGGCACCGCCGCAACCAGAACGACCCTGCCCATAAGTGGCTGCGCAATCAGATCAACGTCGTTGCGGCCGCACTCAACAGCCTGAAGAGTTAA